The Fodinibius saliphilus genomic interval TTGTATTAAAGAAATCTTAAATTTCTTATTCTTCAATCGGAATAGTATATTTACACCGTAATTGAAAATACGTCATAAGTTCGTACTCAATGGTTCACCAGTTTACAAAAGAAAATATTGATGCTATCGCCGACGTCCTTAAAACCGAAGCCAAACCTTTAGGCAATGATGTGTATCGGCTGGAAGTTTCAAACGAAGAGGAAGGTCGAAAGCTGGCCCTTGAAATTCATCTTGGTCTTGATGTCAAAGGCGATAACATGAATATGGTTTCAGTATATGCGCAAAATACTTTTTTGCAACTCCATAACTGTACTGCCTTTATAGCAAGTGACATGCTCAAACAGGTTACCTTTTTCGGACGTCAACAAGGAAGAACTTCTGGTCTTATTGTTGAACAAACGGCGGGATGCAGCCTCTATGCTAACGTTGGAGATACCATACTCAACAGTGATTTCACTCAGCTTCCTGAAGACCTTATGATGTGTGCTATTGCCCTTTCTCTTACAGAATCGGTAGATCTCGACGACTTTTCATTTGAGGAAGATGACCAATAATGAAAGGTAAGCTGCCTGATGTCCAGGTTTTTAACCAAACAGACTATGAAGTTCCACTTCCATCCGAAAAATATATTGCAGTAGCTTCTGCCCTTTCTAAATCGGAGGGTTGTGAATTTAATTTTATTGAAGTTGTGTATGTGGATGAAGATGAGATCGTCCGTATAAACGAAAATCATCTTGAGCGAGATTATGTGACCGACATTATTACTTTTCGGTATGATGAATCTACCAACAATAAGTCCATAGAAGGAACTATGTACTGTTGTGCCCCTCGAATTAAAGAACAGGCTGTAGAATTTGATGAACCCTTAAAGAGAGAATTTTTACGGATATATATCCATGGCTTATTACACCTTGCGGGCTATGAAGATAAAACAAACGAACAGAAGCAGTTGATGACTGCCAAAGAAAACGATTACCTTAGTATCGCTTAATTTATCTCATGAAAAAAGTTGTTCTCCCCTAACTACTTTGCCATATTTTCGTATAGGGTTTCTGTTAGCAATTTCATAACCAGACTTTACTATGGGCAAACAACAGTTAGAAACCAACGAAGATAGTAAAAAAGCACTTGATGTAGCCAAAGATAAAACCCGTGAGCATGCTCGTCACCTTTGGAAAATCGTTGCTCAATACAGCAAGATTGACGAACTCACCAAAACTTCTGCCCCTCCCACAACACCACCTCAGCGTAAAACACTCTACAGTGCCTCACTCATTAAGTTTTTATCTATTGTCCCCTACCTGTTGGGGATAATGTTTTTCATTTCATTCTTTTGGGATTTTAACGGGCTTTCCACGGGACTCTGGGGATGGCAACTCAAATTTGAGGGCCTTCTTAAAATAGTAAGTGTAAGTGGATTAATCGGATTTTTTACCAACTGGCTTGCTATTACTATGCTTTTCAAACCTGCTGAGAAACGTCCTATTCTAGGACACGGACTTATTCCGGCACAAAAAAACCGTATCGCCTATCGTTTGTCTCACGCAGTATCTGAGGACTTAATCAATCCGGAAATAATAAAGAAAAAGATTAGTGAATCAAATGTAATAAGCCGTTATCGGGAAGAATCAACCAAATACATTAAAAGTATTATTGATAATCCAGAGTTTCGGGATGAGTTAAAAGAATGGGTCATTATTTACCTCGATGAAATGATTGCTGATCCTGAAATTCGTGGTGCTCTTGCCGGGCGTATACTTCTTCAAATTGAAGATGCAATTCATGATAAATCTTTTGAAAAAGTAGCCCTCAAAGCCTACTCCTTTGTAAAAGGCCAAGAGATGCAGCATATTATTGAAGAAGCTCTTATTCAAATCCCGACCTCTGTTGAAAGTGGGTTAAACAAGATGGATGACTTGCTGGATGAACTGCCCCAAAAAATTGATGATCACAGTGATGCCATCGAAAATATTGTTACATCACTGCTGTACAAGCTTATCAATCAACTCAATGTTCAAAAGCTAGTAGAAGAAAATTTACGTAGTTATGATGAACAGCATATCTCAAATATCATAAAATCTGCTACGAATGAACAGCTACATTATATTCAATATTTAGGGGCGATACTTGGTTTAATAGGCGGTTTTATTATTTGGGAACCCCTTCTCAGCGTTATAATCCTCGCTGTATTATCCGGTACCCTACTATCCCTTGATACCATACTTATGAAACGAGCCAAATAAGAAATTCCTACAGTTGAAACCTACGATGTTGTAGAGAAGGGATTTTTTCCCGTACTATTTTCATTTTAGAAGGTTCAATCTCACCATAAGCTACTCCCGGTTCTTTACCGGCATTAGCAATAATATCGCCCCAGGGATCTATAATCATTGCATGTCCCCATGTTTTTCTATTTGGTCCGTGAGTACCTGTTTGTGCCGGTGCAAAAATATAACTGGTATTTTCTATTGCCCTAGCTTTGAGCAGCACTTTCCAATGATCTTGCCCTGTAGTATAAGTAAAGGCCGAAGGTACCGATAATACCTGTGCCCTATCAGCTAATATGCGGTAAAGTTCCGGAAAACGGAGATCATAACAGACCGACAATCCCCAATCCCCTATAGTTTCATCTTCATAGATAACCGGTTCAACCTTTCCGGCTTTGACATAATCCGATTCACGATATGATTCCTCTTCACTTAGATCTACATCAAAAAGATGAATTTTATTATATGATGAACGTTTCATTCCATCAGGACCATAAATGGTAGAGTGGTTGTAAACTTTCCCTTCTTTGGTCGGTACGGGATAGCTGCCCCCCATTATGTATAATCCAAAATCTTTTGCCGTTTTTGACAGAAATTGGGGTATGCGTTCGGCAATCTCATCAGCCCGCTCCATCCGCATCGATAACCCTCCAAGAAATGCAAAGTTTTCAGGGAGACCTGCAACGAGTGCCCCATTTTCAGAGGCTTCTTTGATCAAATTAAATGCCTTTTCCAGATTCTCATCAAGATCTGTTTGACTATTCATTTGGATAACAGCGGCCTTATAAGATGATGACATCATAAATTTTCAGTTTGATAATATTATCAGAAACATAATTAATTATATAAGAGCAATTATATCAGTTATAAAATAAAAAAGGTGTGACATTTATCATGCCACACCTTCTCATTACAATAGATCGGTAGTAATTATATTTAGTTATTTATTCGATTTTGCTCCTCTATTCAGATACTCCTCATAAAGTTGCGTATGTCGACTTACCATTGGAATTTTATAACCACGGATAAAAACCTGCTCAATATGGTTCATCGGCTCAAAGGGATCACCATCGGAGATAAAGAGATTTGCCTGCTTTCCTTTTTCAATACTACCCAGCTGATCCCCAACATCGAATATCTCTGCAGCATTGAGTGTAATTGCTTTGAGAGCCTCTTTCTTTCCCAACCCATACGTTGCCGCGTACCCAGCGTGGTAAGGCGCATTACGCACATTTTCAACTCCACCAGTAGCAATAGCAACTTTAACTCCGGCTTCATGTAGCTTTCCGGGATTTTGATAAGGCCTCTGATAATTATCGTAATCTCGCTGAGGGGTATAAAGTGTAGAAACCAAACACGGTAGACCGGCATCAGCAATTTCGTCAGCTACCCGCCATCCATCTTGTACGCCTGCTAAAATAAAACGTGCTTCAGGATGTTCTTTTGTCCACTCTATAGCATTCAATATATCTTTTTTAGCATCAACAGAGATTATTACCGGTATTTCTCCAGTTATAACTTCTCTCATCGCCTGCATTTTTTTATCGGCATCGGGTTTCTCTTTATTTTGTGGATTGGCTTCATAAGCCAACATCATCTTATGGTAAAATTCAGCTTTAGACCAAAAATTATTCAGAGTTTTAAGCTTTTCTTCATACTCTTTTTTAATCTTTTTGTCACTGCGGTCATCCCACCATCCTCTTTTTTGAGAATTTGGCCAGTTTAAGTGTAAACCCGTATTAGCAGATACAGCCATGGAATCAGGTGAATAGCCATAAAGGTCAATGAGTGTTCCTTTTCCTGAAATCAAACCTGAAACGGGTAAGGAAACTACATGAGTAATACCATTTACCCGTGTGACCGGGATATTAACACTACTTGGATTAATAGCAGTAAATGCTCGTACATGGGGATTCAAATCACCCAATTCAGCTTGATCATTCGTCACTGCTACAGCTCCAATTTCTTGAAGTCCGAGTTGGGTTCCTGCATCCATAAATCCAGGATACAGATGCTTTCCGGTTGCATCAATACGCTGATAATCCGCGGTAATCTTTGCATTTTTACCGACATGGACAATCTTTTCGCCATTGATCAATACCACTCCATTCTGGATAACACCATCGCTCACAGTATGGATGGTGGCATTTGTAATTGCGAACTTGCCATATTCAGCTTTTTCGGTAATTTGAGCTTCGGCGCTCATTCCGATAACAAAAACCAACAGGCATGTTGTCAAAAATGATTTATAATACTTCATAAGAATTTCTGCCTCTTTCAATTTCAATTAATTTCTACTCTGATTGAGCTTCATGCCCTTCTTAGTGAAGCGAATCTCAGCTCCTTGCAGGCATGTATTGTTCTGACGACCGTTTTCATTGTACCAACGGCTGCGGCCTTCATCAAAATCAGTCTCGGCATCTGCTTCCAGTCGCATATCATTCTTATCTTCTGAGCGGTCAAAATATTTCTTTCCATCCACATACGTTTTCTCAGCAATACTGTAGATACTCAACGGATGGCCGTTCCAGATAGCTATATCTCCGTGTTTTCCTTCTTCAATACTGCCAACCTTATCATCAATACCCAACTGCATTGCCGGATTAATCGTAATCATCTTTAGAGCATCTTGCTTAGAAGTGCCTCCATAGTGTACTGCTTTTGCAGCCTCGTGATTAAGGTGACGAATAAGTTCACCACTGTCAGAGTTAATACTATTTCTTACGCCATTGGCATTGAGTATGGAAGCATTATAAGCCGTAGAGTAGTATACCTCGAACTTATAGGCCCACCAATCTGCAAACACGGAGGTATATGCATTATTTTTTTTAAGCTCCGGTGCTACTTTAAACGCTTCATTAGCATGTTGGAAGGTATAATTCTCGATTCCGTAATCATTGAAAACGCGCATCAACATTACAATTTCATCTGCACGGTACGAGTGGGTGTGTACCCAAACTTCACCTTCAATAATATCAACTAATACCTCTAAACGCTCATTCTTTGCTACTGGGATAGGAGGATTATCGCGGTCTCCGCTCTCGTAAGCTTCTTTCGCATCCAAGTATTCTTGTCGGTTGCGTTTATAGTCCAAGGCTGCATCAAAATGATCTCGCACAACCTGTTCAACACCCATACGACTACGAGGCTTAACGTCAAATCCCTGACCATGCACGCGTGTGGGGTTCTCACCGAGTGCAAACTTTATAGTTCGGGGTGCCCCCTTGAAACGCATTTCATCCATACTGGATCCATAGCGCAGCTTTAGTGTCTCATTTTGACCACCAATTACATTTGCGGACCCGTGCATCAGATGAATTGAGGTTACCCCTCCTGCCAGTGCCCAATAAATATTGACATCTGTAGGATCGATGGATTCCTCCATTGAGACTTCAGCAGTTACAGGATTGGTCCACTCATTCACATCAACTGCAGCTATATGTGAGTGCGCATCAATAATTCCCGGCATTACATACTTACTACCGGCATCAACTATTTCAACTCCCCTGGGAGCGGAAAGATCTTTTCCTATTTTCGTGATGACTCCATCTTCAATTAATACATCGGTATCGGCTTTATTGCCATCAGTGATGGTCATTACCGTACCATTTTTAATTAAAACAGAGCCTGTTTTCTGTGCATATCCACTAACGCCAATACACAGTGCTATAACTAATAATAATAGCTTCTTCATAATATTACTCGTTGGAAGATTCTGATTCAAATTCTGAAAGCTTTCCATCTGATACAGAGAAAAGGACCTTCGTTTCCTTCTCGGTAAATGGTTTAGAGAATACTGTAAAGCTGGCCATATTGCCTGCTGCAATGTCTCCCATCTTATTCCCATATCCCAAAATTTCTGCTGTATTCTGAGTCAGCATTTTTAAAATATCACCTTCGGAAAGTTCGCCCTCTTCATTAAGGGTTATAATATTCTTTTGAATATCGGAAAGCTTAATCCCATGTGAGGCATAGCCTACTTTCACACCAGCATCAACAAGCTTTCGGATATTTCTAATATCTGCTTTATAAGCTGTTAATTGCCGATCACGAAATACACGCATCTCCTCGGTTACTTCTTCGAGCTCTTCTTTAGCTTCACTTTCGTCTTCCTTTTCTTCAGCCTTTTTCCAGTCGGGCTTTTCTGGAAGATCAATACTCGCCAATACGGGAATATTACGCTCTTTCAATGCATCAGCTTTCTTATATGCTTCCTTGCCAGACACAATCACAACCTCAAAGCCAAGTTCATCTTGCAACCAAAAAAGTCGTTCTATGTTCTCTTTACTATCAACAGCAAAGTAGAAAGGTTGCTCCTGATCCATTACGGGATATAATGCTTCCAAAACCTTGTCTTTTTCCGGTGCAGAATAATTCCCAGATGTTGAGGCATAGTATTGTTGCTGTTGACGTAATGCCTCGGCATCGTTGAATAATTGACGGAAGGTTGTCATAATACCCATTGTAGTAGAAGGATAAGCTGTACCCCCTGCCTCTTCAAATTGAGCTAATACCCCTATACCATTTTCAAGCATATGCTCTTTCGTTTTTTCACCGTTGATCGAAAACAAATCGACTTGTCCTGCCAGCATACGTCCCTTTAAACCAATAGCAGCCGTGGTAAATCCATGTTTGGGGGCGTCGTCAAATGCTGAATCATCAAACTTTAACTGGTCTGCAGCTGAACGATCTGGTTGTATACCTGCTCTGGCATAGCTGGGGTTTCCGGGCTCATCAGGTTGTTTTGAGTCATTTGCAATATCGGGACTTCCCCAATGTGCCAGGCCATCAATAAATCCGGGATATACATGGAGGCTGTCACCGCCATCACGAACATAAGCATCAAATGGAATGGTCACATCCTTGCCCAATGAGGTTATTACCCCATTACGCCAAACAATAGTGCCACTTTCTATGGTTTCTCCATCTGCAGCATGAATTATCACATTCTTAAAAGCCTCAGCAGGTGAGGTCTGTGACAAAACTGGTAATGAATACACCATCAGAAGGGCGATACATAACACAGTGGTACGCACTAACTTCATAAGATAGGTATTGGATTGTCGTTTTAATTATGAAATGAAATAATAACAATCTGTTAACGATATAAAAGTTCCAAAACGATAAAAGATGTAAAGAGAAGAAGAAATTATTCACTACAAGGTACGGCCAATGCCCCTACCTATTTCAGGTACTACTGATAACCGACCTTTTAAACCTGCATAACACCTGTTTTAAAATCATCCATTTCAGGATTGTGGTTAGCACATTTTATCGCGTGTGAAATTCTATCACGTGTATCAACAGGATTAATAATACCATCTACCCATAGTCGTGCAGCGGCATAACGTGCATCTGTTTGGTGTTCATATCGCTCACTAATCTCTTTCATAATCTGTTGCTCTTCCTCTTCAGTAATCTCTTTACCCTGTTTTTCAAGTGATGAAACCCGAATTTGAGTTAAAACTTTAGCAGCTTGTGTTCCTCCCATTACTGCTATCTGAGCTGATGGCCAGGCATACATAAAGCGAGGATCATAAGCTCTACCACACATGGCATAGTTTCCGGCGCCATAACTATTACCAACAACAATAGTAATCTTGGGTACCGTACTGTTAGATACCGCATTCACCATTTTAGCACCATCTTTAATGATTCCTCCATGTTCTGCTCGCTTCCCAATCATGAAACCTGAAACATCTTGTAAAAAGACCAGTGGTATTTTTTTCTGGTTACAGTTCATTATAAACCGTGCTGCTTTATCGGCTGAGTCAGAATATATGACCCCACCAACCTGCATTTCCCCCTTATTAGTCCGGGTAATTTTGCGCTGATTAGCAACAATACCTACACTCCATCCGTCAATACGAGCGAAACCCGTAATTAATGTTTGTCCGTAGCCCTTTTTAAACTCTGTAAATGAATCTTTATCAACTACACATTCCAAAACCTCATGCATATCATAAGGTTTTGTTCTATCATCAGGGAAAACATCAAAAATTTCATCCGCATTGCGTGCAGGGGCTACAGCTTCTGTTCGATTGAAACCCGCCTTGTCAAAAGGCCCCAACTTATCTACCAGATCTCGTACAGTCTCTAAACACTCTTCATCATCTTGAACCTTATAATCTGTTACCCCACTTATTTCTGTATGGGTAGTGGCACCACCGAGTGTTTCATTATCTACGTCTTCACCTATTGCTGCTTTTACAAGATAACTTCCGGCCAAGAACACACTACCGGTACCATCCACAATTAATGCTTCATCACTCATAATGGGTAAATATGCCCCTCCTGCCACACAGCTGCCCATAATAGCAGCAATCTGTGGGATTCCTTCGGCACTTAAGCGAGCATTATTTCTAAAAATTCGACCAAAATGGTCTTTATCCGGAAATATTTCATCCTGCATCGGAAGGTAAACCCCTGCAGAATCAACCAGATAAAGAATAGGGAGTTTATTTTCTAATGCAATCTCCTGAGCCCTTAAATTTTTCTTTGCCGTTATTGGAAACCAAGCCCCCGCTTTTACGGTTGCATCATTGGCTACAATAATACAATCTCTCCCCGATACACTGCCGATTCCCGTTACCACTCCACCAGACGGGCATCCGCCTTCCTCTTCATACATCTCGTATCCGGCCCATAGCCCCAATTCATAGAGCTCCGTATCCTCATCAATTAACATATCGATACGTTCACGAGCCGTGAGCTTACCTTTATTATGATGTTTCGCAATCCTTTTCTCTCCACCTCCTTTTTTTATCTCATTTTCAGTTTCATTAATCTGCTTAATAAGTGATTTTAAATCTTGCGAAGAACTAGAATTGCTGGAACTCATAGAGCGGATAACGTTTTATAGATACTAGATTATTGTTTTTAAGCGTTCTCAAAATAACGATTTTTAGCAATTGCAAAAGTAATGAATGTATCTATTTCGATTCAAGTTCATTACTTTGTTCTTTTTTCGGGTAAATACAATTTCTAACAAATCAGATGAGCTGTGAAATCATTTAATTATTTATTATCAACAGCGCTGTTTGTCTTGGGTATGCTTTTTATTTCCGATACTGCTTCTGCCCAATGGAATACGGAATACCAACAATTAGTAAATACAAAAGAAAAGAACCCTATTTCGGTTCATATAATTACCTTACCGGAAAAGTCAGACTCGACTGTTACCTTAGGTATTGTATTCAGTATGCCTTACAGCTATTTACATTTTAAGAAAAATGACCATTCTAATAATGGAAATGATTTTTCTACCAGTCTTGAATTCAATGTAGAGGTTTTTAAAAATACAAAAACACACTCATCTTCAAATGATGAATTCTCAATTGAGGGATTAGAGCCTATTGCCCGGGACTTTTGGGAAGACACTGTTTATGCTAAAAACTATGAACAAAGCCAATCTAGGGAATATTTTTTAAACAGATATTTAAAAATACCGTTACCCCCCGGAACGTATGATTATGTACTGCAAATGAAAAAAAGTACAGATTCTCAAAGCAGAATATCGCAAAGACAAACAGTACATATCTCCTCCTTCAAAAATGGAAAGAAGGGTAACGTTATTTTGGGGAATAAACTCACAAAAGAAAATGGAGATTTACAGTTGAGTTTATCACGATTAGGCAGCAATGTAACTTATGGCAAGAATTTTTATATGCTGGCGTATATCCCTGACTACGATTCTACAACCAATTACTCACTTGAGATAAATAATCTGGAAGTCTCACAAAAAGATACAAGCCAAAGTAGTACTGTTTATTCACATACTCTTTCCAGAGATGACATTAAAACAGAGGTTCTTCCTACTCTATCAAAAGATAAAGAGGGTAAAACTCAAATCCGCCTACAGAATATTGAGAATAGCTATACCTATGCCTTAGTTAAAGTACCTAATAAGAAATTCCCAAATGGATTTTATCGCTTAACAATTTCAAAAAGCGGTCAGGATAAGGCTATCGTTTATGAAACTTATAAATCTATTTGGGTAGATATGCCCAAAAGTCTGCTCAACTTAAATGTTGCAATAGATATGTTGCACTATATCGTCGATGACAAAACACTTGATCGTCTATCAAATGGTTCGGCCAAAGAAAGAGAACAAAAATTCCATAATTTTTGGAAAGAGCGAGACCCAAGCCCAAATACAGATTATAATGAACTTATGGCCGAGTATTATCGGCGTATAGATTATGCTTACAACAAATTTTCAACCCAAAACAGAGCAGGTCATAAAAGTGACCGTGGTAAAGTTTATATTAAGTTTGGCCCCCCAAAAGATATGCAACGAAAGTTTCCTACAAACGGCCCTACAACAGAGATCTGGACCTACCCATCCAGAAAATTTATATTTCATGCCACAACAGGGTTTGGGGACTTTAAACTGGTCTCAAAAGAAAAGCTTTAGTTTATGTCGACAATAAATCAGCGAATAGTAATCAGTAGCGGTGATTTCAACGGAATTGGTCCAGAAGTCATATTAAAAACACTGGCCATACAACCAAGGGATTCTGTTACCCCAATTATTCTGGGTAATGCTGATGTATTCGACTTTTATTCTAAGAGAATTACAGAAGAGGTTAAATATCATCAAATTCATAGCATTGATAATATAAAAGAGGGTCACGTAAATATTCTTGAGTGCTATGGTGATGAATCACCTGATGTTAACCCCGGTATATTTACCAAACAGTCCGGCAAATGTGCTATGCTTGCTGTAGAAAAAGGCATTGAACTATGTAAAAGCAATTTTGCTGATGCTCTTGTTACAGCACCTATATCAAAAGAAGCCGTCAATATTGCTGGCTACCAAATTCCGGGTCATACCGAATTTTTAGCTGAGCATACCAACTGTACAGACTTCATGATGATGTTAGTTAATAATGGACTGAGAGTAGGGTTGACTTCCGTTCATGTGCCTTTGGCTTCGGTAGCTGACGAAATTACCGAGCAAAATATATTGCACCATCTCTCAATTATGGATCGAAGCCTTAAAAATGATTTTAACATCGAGCATCCCAACATTGCCGTATTGGGCTTAAATCCACATGCCGGTGACGGTGGTATTATTGGGAATGAAGAAATTGAAATAATATCACCTACTATCGAAAAAGCCTATGAAGGAGGCATTAATGCAAGTGGGCCTCATCCCGCTGATGGTTTTTTCGGAAACCGAAAATACAAAGAATATGATGGTATATTAGCCATGTATCATGATCAGGGACTGATCCCTTTTAAAACCCTCTCTTTTGGAGCCGGTGTTAATTTTACGGCAGGCCTCCCGATTATTCGCACATCGCCTGACCATGGTACCGCTTTCGACATTGCAGGAGCGGGCAAAGCCAACTCATCTTCTTTTACCCAAGCTTTTGAACTAGCAGTAACTCTTGCTAAGAATCGCCAAAATGAAGTAATACACTCATGAGTACTATTGAATATCCGGAATATTCTAAACTAGCCGATATCTATGATTCCGTCATGCAGGATGTCAACTATGACCTTTGGGCTGATTTTATTGATGCCCTAATGTTAAATCATCATCCTAATCCTGAAACAGTATTAGAACTAGCCTGTGGTACCGGTTCTCTGGCCCTTTCTCTTGACGAGTTAGAATGCTATGACATTTTAGGGACTGACAAATCTCCCCACATGATCACCAAAGCACGAGAAAAAAATAAAGAAATGAGATGTAACGTCGACTTTGAGGTCATGGACTTCCTCGATATCAATCTGGATCAAACCTTTGATATTGTTGTTTCTGTATTTGATAGTATCAATTATTTACATTCCCCTGAAGAGATAAAACAGTTTTTAAAAGAAGTTAAAGTGGTGCTAGATTCGCAAAGTCTGTTAATATTTGATTTTACGACCCCTAAAAACTCAATGCGTGCAATAGATTATTTGCATAACGAAGAAGGATATACTGATGACGGATATCATTTCTTTCGGAAAAGCACCTATGATTCCGGTGATCAAATTCATGTTAATGATTTTAAGATTCGAAAACTCGCAGAGGATCGAGAAACTGTATTAGCTGAATACCAGGAATCACACAGTCAACGCGCCTATACCCTTGAACAAATGCTTGATATTATCGATGAAACAGCGTATAACTTAATAGCGAAATATAGCGACTTCGAATTTGAAGAAGCAGATGAACATAGTTTACGAATCACAATGGTTTTACAATGTCCCAACATTCAGTAATTAAATTTCAAAACGTTAGTGTCTCATACGATCACCGACCGGTACTTGATAATATCAATTTTAGTTTAGGTAATGGAGAATTTGCCTACCTTATTGGCCAAACCGGGGCCGGAAAAAGCTCTTTTTTACGACTCATATA includes:
- the ybeY gene encoding rRNA maturation RNase YbeY produces the protein MKGKLPDVQVFNQTDYEVPLPSEKYIAVASALSKSEGCEFNFIEVVYVDEDEIVRINENHLERDYVTDIITFRYDESTNNKSIEGTMYCCAPRIKEQAVEFDEPLKREFLRIYIHGLLHLAGYEDKTNEQKQLMTAKENDYLSIA
- a CDS encoding DUF445 domain-containing protein, whose protein sequence is MGKQQLETNEDSKKALDVAKDKTREHARHLWKIVAQYSKIDELTKTSAPPTTPPQRKTLYSASLIKFLSIVPYLLGIMFFISFFWDFNGLSTGLWGWQLKFEGLLKIVSVSGLIGFFTNWLAITMLFKPAEKRPILGHGLIPAQKNRIAYRLSHAVSEDLINPEIIKKKISESNVISRYREESTKYIKSIIDNPEFRDELKEWVIIYLDEMIADPEIRGALAGRILLQIEDAIHDKSFEKVALKAYSFVKGQEMQHIIEEALIQIPTSVESGLNKMDDLLDELPQKIDDHSDAIENIVTSLLYKLINQLNVQKLVEENLRSYDEQHISNIIKSATNEQLHYIQYLGAILGLIGGFIIWEPLLSVIILAVLSGTLLSLDTILMKRAK
- a CDS encoding carbon-nitrogen hydrolase family protein, with translation MMSSSYKAAVIQMNSQTDLDENLEKAFNLIKEASENGALVAGLPENFAFLGGLSMRMERADEIAERIPQFLSKTAKDFGLYIMGGSYPVPTKEGKVYNHSTIYGPDGMKRSSYNKIHLFDVDLSEEESYRESDYVKAGKVEPVIYEDETIGDWGLSVCYDLRFPELYRILADRAQVLSVPSAFTYTTGQDHWKVLLKARAIENTSYIFAPAQTGTHGPNRKTWGHAMIIDPWGDIIANAGKEPGVAYGEIEPSKMKIVREKIPSLQHRRFQL
- a CDS encoding amidohydrolase family protein; its protein translation is MKYYKSFLTTCLLVFVIGMSAEAQITEKAEYGKFAITNATIHTVSDGVIQNGVVLINGEKIVHVGKNAKITADYQRIDATGKHLYPGFMDAGTQLGLQEIGAVAVTNDQAELGDLNPHVRAFTAINPSSVNIPVTRVNGITHVVSLPVSGLISGKGTLIDLYGYSPDSMAVSANTGLHLNWPNSQKRGWWDDRSDKKIKKEYEEKLKTLNNFWSKAEFYHKMMLAYEANPQNKEKPDADKKMQAMREVITGEIPVIISVDAKKDILNAIEWTKEHPEARFILAGVQDGWRVADEIADAGLPCLVSTLYTPQRDYDNYQRPYQNPGKLHEAGVKVAIATGGVENVRNAPYHAGYAATYGLGKKEALKAITLNAAEIFDVGDQLGSIEKGKQANLFISDGDPFEPMNHIEQVFIRGYKIPMVSRHTQLYEEYLNRGAKSNK
- a CDS encoding amidohydrolase family protein — its product is MKKLLLLVIALCIGVSGYAQKTGSVLIKNGTVMTITDGNKADTDVLIEDGVITKIGKDLSAPRGVEIVDAGSKYVMPGIIDAHSHIAAVDVNEWTNPVTAEVSMEESIDPTDVNIYWALAGGVTSIHLMHGSANVIGGQNETLKLRYGSSMDEMRFKGAPRTIKFALGENPTRVHGQGFDVKPRSRMGVEQVVRDHFDAALDYKRNRQEYLDAKEAYESGDRDNPPIPVAKNERLEVLVDIIEGEVWVHTHSYRADEIVMLMRVFNDYGIENYTFQHANEAFKVAPELKKNNAYTSVFADWWAYKFEVYYSTAYNASILNANGVRNSINSDSGELIRHLNHEAAKAVHYGGTSKQDALKMITINPAMQLGIDDKVGSIEEGKHGDIAIWNGHPLSIYSIAEKTYVDGKKYFDRSEDKNDMRLEADAETDFDEGRSRWYNENGRQNNTCLQGAEIRFTKKGMKLNQSRN
- a CDS encoding amidohydrolase family protein; amino-acid sequence: MKLVRTTVLCIALLMVYSLPVLSQTSPAEAFKNVIIHAADGETIESGTIVWRNGVITSLGKDVTIPFDAYVRDGGDSLHVYPGFIDGLAHWGSPDIANDSKQPDEPGNPSYARAGIQPDRSAADQLKFDDSAFDDAPKHGFTTAAIGLKGRMLAGQVDLFSINGEKTKEHMLENGIGVLAQFEEAGGTAYPSTTMGIMTTFRQLFNDAEALRQQQQYYASTSGNYSAPEKDKVLEALYPVMDQEQPFYFAVDSKENIERLFWLQDELGFEVVIVSGKEAYKKADALKERNIPVLASIDLPEKPDWKKAEEKEDESEAKEELEEVTEEMRVFRDRQLTAYKADIRNIRKLVDAGVKVGYASHGIKLSDIQKNIITLNEEGELSEGDILKMLTQNTAEILGYGNKMGDIAAGNMASFTVFSKPFTEKETKVLFSVSDGKLSEFESESSNE
- a CDS encoding acyl-CoA carboxylase subunit beta, with translation MSSSNSSSSQDLKSLIKQINETENEIKKGGGEKRIAKHHNKGKLTARERIDMLIDEDTELYELGLWAGYEMYEEEGGCPSGGVVTGIGSVSGRDCIIVANDATVKAGAWFPITAKKNLRAQEIALENKLPILYLVDSAGVYLPMQDEIFPDKDHFGRIFRNNARLSAEGIPQIAAIMGSCVAGGAYLPIMSDEALIVDGTGSVFLAGSYLVKAAIGEDVDNETLGGATTHTEISGVTDYKVQDDEECLETVRDLVDKLGPFDKAGFNRTEAVAPARNADEIFDVFPDDRTKPYDMHEVLECVVDKDSFTEFKKGYGQTLITGFARIDGWSVGIVANQRKITRTNKGEMQVGGVIYSDSADKAARFIMNCNQKKIPLVFLQDVSGFMIGKRAEHGGIIKDGAKMVNAVSNSTVPKITIVVGNSYGAGNYAMCGRAYDPRFMYAWPSAQIAVMGGTQAAKVLTQIRVSSLEKQGKEITEEEEQQIMKEISERYEHQTDARYAAARLWVDGIINPVDTRDRISHAIKCANHNPEMDDFKTGVMQV